The following are from one region of the Oncorhynchus masou masou isolate Uvic2021 chromosome 24, UVic_Omas_1.1, whole genome shotgun sequence genome:
- the LOC135512516 gene encoding stromal cell-derived factor 1-like, with the protein MDLNYLAVMAVLAVATNAPFSQAKPISLVERCWCRSTVNTVPQRNIRELKFLHTPNCPFQVIAKLKNHKEVCINPETKWLQQYLKNALNKMKTSKQTN; encoded by the exons ATGGATTTGAACTACTTGGCGGTTATGGCTGTGCTCGCTGTGGCGACAAACGCTCCTTTCTCACAAG CTAAACCAATCAGTCTGGTGGAGAGGTGTTGGTGTCGTTCTACAGTTAACACCGTCCCCCAGCGCAACATCCGAGAACTGAAGTTCCTGCACACACCCAACTGCCCCTTCCAAGTGAT TGCCAAGCTGAAGAACCACAAGGAGGTTTGTATCAATCCCGAGACCAAGTGGCTGCAGCAGTACCTGAAGAACGCCCTCAACAA GATGAAGACATCCAAGCAGACCAACTAG